Genomic window (Chryseobacterium sp. H1D6B):
ATTTTTTAAGATTTTGAGGCAGATTGCCGGCCGTTTTATAAACATTCATGCTTTGTACAGTATTCTGTCTCGTGCTGAACATATCTACTGTTCCAACGATATCATTGGCTACAGCAAATTTTACAGCAGTATTCTTCTGGGCAAATAAAGTTGCTGAAGCAAATAGTAAAAAAGAGTAGAGTATTTTTTTCATAATATATGGGATATGTAACTATTAAAAACGTGATAAATATAGTTATTTTTTATAAAATGTGAACGGAATTTTGTTATAATTTGAAAATTAGGTATAAATAAAAGGTTTTGTTAGGGATTTACATTCTGGTTTTCTGAATTTTCTTCTTTTTTGTCAACCAAATTTTTAATAATATTTTTCAATCGCTGAAACATAAAAGAACTCAGTAATAAAATAAGCCCCAATATGATAAAAGCGATCACTCTTGAAATATTATCCATCTGCCAGACATCATACACATAGAGTTTCAAAACCATAATGCCTATTAATGTAAATCCAATTTTATTCAGTTCTGCGATATTGCTTTTTAATCCTCTATAAATAAATATACTGGCCGTAACAGTCCAGATTATCGGTAGATATAAAATATTGAAATGCTTCTGAAGCTGATAAGATTCTGTGATATTTCGTGCATTTCCTAAAATATATAAATGATAAAGTTCAAGACTAGCGGCGGCTGTTATTACCGCTCCAATAAACCAATACCCAGCTTTGAAATTGAGAAATGAGGATTTAGGTATAATTTTCAATCCTGTATAAATGAAGGGAATCAAATATAATAAATAAATTCCATAAAAATGCTGAGAGATTTTTCTTTCTAGCACTGCTGTTACAACTTCTGAACCGGCAGCACCTGCATGCATAATAATTAAAAACAGAAATAAATAAATAAGTCCAGTTTCAATCTCTTTCCCAATGTCCAGTTTTTTACGTAGAATTAATAAAATTAACACATAATAAATGCTGTATAAGAATGCAGTGCTGAGAATGATAGAATCAGGCTTGTGTGAAATATGATATATAATTTCCAGCAGGACAGCGATATAAATGACTCCATAACTTATTACAGAAAATACATTCTCAAAAAAGCTGTTTTTTGATTTGTTGTTTTCAGAAAATCTTTTCAGCAGAAATAAATTGGAGAGTACAGTAATAATTGTTACTGAGCTCGTTAAAAAAATAGGGTTAAAAATAATCTTTAAATCTTTAGCACTGAAATATCCTGCCCAGGTGGTCATTTGAGAAATAATAACGAGAGGAAATAAAATATAAAAGCATATTCTAAAAATAGTAAGGTTTGTTTTTTTCCAGATGAAAAGTAATAAAGCAGCTTCCACAGCCCATACACTCGTTATCAAATCAGTTTTAAACTGCAGGGCAAAAGCTAAAGTGACAAGACTTATGGTAATTCCTGCAAAAACAGAATAATTGGTTTCAAAGTTTTTTCTGCTGTACTCTCTGAAAAGTAATAATCCGTTAACAGCTGCGAAAATAATCGGGAAAATAATAACCGGTTCATAGTTTAATTGATTGAAAATATAAACCAGGCCTGTGATGCTGGAGAAATTAATGAGGATAAGCATCAATATATCAAGAGTGACCAGCGTATTTTTCTTAACATAATTTTGCAGCGCAAATGCATAGAAAATAATATACGAAGCAACATAAAAATAAACACTTAAGATTTCTGTTTTTTCAAAAACCCAGTAAAAAAGATAGATGCTGGTGAAAATAAAGGCGATCCATCCTATGCTTTTCCAGTGCTTTAAAAAGGCAATAATCAGCATTCCAATATTTAAAACCATTAAATAAGTGAATAAAAATGGATAATTGCTTTGTCCTGTGCTGATCATTAAAGGAGCCAGAAATCCTCCAAATAGCGAAAAAATAATTAAAACCTCACTTTTATAATAATAGGAGAGAACGATTGAAATTAATGTAATAAGAGAAATAAGTATAAATGCTGTATTCTGGGAAAATAAATGATATTCCTGAAAAGCAATAGTA
Coding sequences:
- a CDS encoding DUF2339 domain-containing protein; the encoded protein is MIYFLIIILITALLLIYNKLTHRIQKLENEIFELNKKILNKNNPLPEITEEKKNSADTTTLTENIQEKKSSEEKNTTETKEEIHHEPQKDWMGPIFDFLKQNALTIIGIFTLVLGIGYFVKYAIDKNWISETARLAIGLCTGAGIMVIGHFIRKNYSSFSSIIIGGGIAVLYFSVTIAFQEYHLFSQNTAFILISLITLISIVLSYYYKSEVLIIFSLFGGFLAPLMISTGQSNYPFLFTYLMVLNIGMLIIAFLKHWKSIGWIAFIFTSIYLFYWVFEKTEILSVYFYVASYIIFYAFALQNYVKKNTLVTLDILMLILINFSSITGLVYIFNQLNYEPVIIFPIIFAAVNGLLLFREYSRKNFETNYSVFAGITISLVTLAFALQFKTDLITSVWAVEAALLLFIWKKTNLTIFRICFYILFPLVIISQMTTWAGYFSAKDLKIIFNPIFLTSSVTIITVLSNLFLLKRFSENNKSKNSFFENVFSVISYGVIYIAVLLEIIYHISHKPDSIILSTAFLYSIYYVLILLILRKKLDIGKEIETGLIYLFLFLIIMHAGAAGSEVVTAVLERKISQHFYGIYLLYLIPFIYTGLKIIPKSSFLNFKAGYWFIGAVITAAASLELYHLYILGNARNITESYQLQKHFNILYLPIIWTVTASIFIYRGLKSNIAELNKIGFTLIGIMVLKLYVYDVWQMDNISRVIAFIILGLILLLSSFMFQRLKNIIKNLVDKKEENSENQNVNP